A part of Syngnathus acus chromosome 20, fSynAcu1.2, whole genome shotgun sequence genomic DNA contains:
- the tmem14ca gene encoding transmembrane protein 14C: protein MSVDWVGYGYAALVASGGVIGYVKAGSVPSLAAGLLFGGLAGVGAYQISNDPSNIWLSLATSGALTGVMGKRFYGSRKFMPAGLIAGASLLMVGKLSMALLNKPQQS, encoded by the exons ATGTCTGTGGATTGGGTGGGATATGGATATGCAGCCCTGGTGGCATCAGGGGGAGTCATCGGCTATGTGAAAGCAG GCAGTGTTCCCTCCCTGGCTGCCGGACTTCTCTTTGGGGGTCTTGCAGGTGTTGGCGCCTATCAGATCTCCAATGACCCCAGTAATATTTGGCTGTCTCTAG CTACATCAGGTGCACTGACAGGTGTCATGGGAAAAAGGTTCTATGGCTCCAGGAAATTCATGCCTGCTGGCCTCATAGCGGGTGCAAG TCTTCTGATGGTGGGGAAACTCAGCATGGCGCTTCTAAACAAACCTCAGCAATCCTGA
- the mak gene encoding serine/threonine-protein kinase MAK isoform X4 translates to MKPENLLCMGPELVKIADFGLAREIRSKPPYTDYVSTRWYRAPEVLLRSSTYSSPIDLWAVGCIMAELYTLRPLFPGNSEVDEIFKICQVLGTVKKLEWPEGYHLASAMNFRFPQCVPTPLKTLIPNASREAINLMKDLLQWDPKKRPTAVQALRYPYFQVGQVLGPRPHSQEAKKVQARQTIQKQVSDSRVEPKQSSSEVRASESSPQQPLQQITLPQASNKPGGINHVEAASLGNENKIDPGGQGVVKNGRRRWGQTVVRTSDSLDDLDQSDMAASHSKKPSLGNSEEERNSNKLRPQAREDKPLYSFSAITKLPNNIKVGPVEPNVPGSAARQHYLSQSRYLPGLIGKTQAMSGEKALSGMTLRDLWENSSNTVNKTIVPIGAGLPVNRANPGNFVSTKYNLSAGYIPSLQKKEVGSVGQRIQLAPLAGHHTVNSSSSPEIKRDKTKCSKTKSISSSSETNEDYNGWKRRTERTQLKGSSYSVLGKTGNLMSRVPAVQPVHGRVDWTSKYGGNR, encoded by the exons ATGAAGCCAGAGAATCTCTTGTGCATGGGCCCAGAACTGGTCAAAATAGCAGATTTTGGTCTGGCTCGGGAGATCCGATCAAAACCTCCCTATACTGACTATGTGTCCACAAGATG GTACCGAGCACCAGAGGTTCTGCTCAGGTCATCTACTTACAGTTCTCCTATCGACTTGTGGGCTGTTGGATGCATCATGGCAGAACTCTACACACTCAGGCCTCTTTTCCCCGGGAACAGTGAAGTGGATGAGATTTTCAAGATCTGCCAAGTCCTAGGTACTGTCAAGAAG ctGGAGTGGCCAGAGGGCTACCACCTGGCTTCAGCTATGAACTTCCGCTTCCCTCAATGTGTGCCGACCCCCTTGAAGACGCTTATTCCCAATGCCAGCAGAGAGGCCATTAATCTGATGAAGGACTTGCTTCAATGGGATCCCAAAAAACGACCCACCGCCGTACAG GCCCTGCGTTACCCATACTTCCAGGTCGGACAGGTCTTGGGTCCCCGTCCTCACAGCCAAGAAGCCAAGAAGGTCCAAGCCCGACAAACTATCCAGAAGCAGGTCTCGGATTCTCGGGTGGAGCCCAAACAGTCCTCCTCGGAGGTCAGGGCCTCTGAATCATCACCCCAACAGCCTCTGCAGCAAATCACCCTGCCTCAAGCTTCCAATAAACCCGGTGGCATCAACCATGTC GAAGCAGCATCGCTgggcaatgaaaacaaaattgatcCAGGTGGACAGGGCGTGGTGAAGAACGGAAGACGCCGCTGGGGCCAGACGGTCGTGAGGACATCAGACAGCTTGGATGATCTTGATCAATCAGACATGGCTGCTTCTCACTCAAAAAAACCCAGTTTGGGAAATtcagaggaggagaggaactcAAACAAACTTCGGCCACA AGCCAGAGAAGACAAACCTCTGTATTCCTTCAGCGCTATTACAAAACTACCTAACAATATTAAGGTCGGTCCAGTGGAGCCCAATGTGCCAGGATCTGCGGCGCGCCAGCATTACCTCAGCCAGTCCAGATACCTGCCCG gtTTGATCGGCAAGACGCAGGCAATGTCAGGAGAAAAGGCGCTGAGCGGTATGACGTTACGGGACTTGTGGGAGAACTCTTCAAACACTGTAAACAAGACAATTGTTCCCATTGGAGCAGGATTACCCGTCAACAGAGCCAATCCCG GTAATTTTGTGAGCACCAAGTATAACTTATCCGCCGGCTACATCCCTTCATTACAAAAGAAAGAGGTTGGCTCTGTGGGACAGAGGATCCAGCTCGCTCCTTTAGCCGGCCATCACACGG TcaattcttcctcttctcctgaaatcaaaagagacaaaacaaaatgttcaaaaacaaaatccatctCATCTTCGAGTGAAACTAACGAAG ATTACAATGGTTGGAAGAGGAGGACAGAAAGAACTCAGCTAAAAGGCAGCAGCTACTCAGTTCTGGGGAAAACTGGGAATCTCATGTCCAGAGTTCCCGCTGTCCAGCCGGTCCACGGTAGAGTCGACTGGACTTCAAAATATGGTGGAAATCGGTAG